ATTAATAATTGACTTGAAGTTGTTGATCGTCAGTTGATTGGTGCTTTCGTTAGTGTCTATACTTTTGCTACTTACCCTTCTCCCTTTTAAACTTCTATACACTGTTAATAATTTTGACTGAGGAGCATTGAGCTAATCCCGCAAACGGTTGTTTTAACACTCGTTTAGAATAAAATGATGATATGAGACTTTATTTCATTCACACAGGTTAATTAGTGTAATAATTTTTGGTGAGTATTGTTTTGAAAATAAGTACTTTGCATAAGTGTGCTGTTGATTTTTTCATTGTCATTTTTTTTCAGTTATTTATACACTGCTTAAGTTACAAATCGTGTCCAACTCAATTTTAACATTATTGCGAGGAGCACTATGATGAAAAAAAATCTTTACAAATTTTTTAAGGGAGCAGGACTACTGACGGTATTTGCGTTGCTCACCAGCTGCAGCCATTGGGTCGTGCTCGAGTCCAAGGGCCCCATCGGGATTCAGGAGGCATTTCTCATCAAGATTGCATTTCTGTTAATGCTGATTGTGGTGCTTCCCGTTTTTGTGATGGTGTTCTGGTTTGCATACCGTTACCGGGCCACCAACACCAAGGCAACCTATAAACCTAAGTGGACGCACTCCACCGCCATTGAGTGGGTTATATGGATTGTGCCCATTGCCATTGTGGCGGCACTTTCGTATCTAACTTGGGTAAAAACCTATGAGCTCGATCCGTATAAACCACTTAAGTCGGAGGTTAAGCCAGTCCGTATTGAGGTTGTCTCAACCGACTGGAACTGGCTCTTTATCTACCCCGACTACAATATTGCGGTGGTTAATCAGGTGGTTTTCCCTGTAAACACACCGCTGAGTTTCCGAATCACCTCTGCCTCGGTAATGACCTCATTCTTTATTCCTCAGCTGGGAAGCCAGATGTATGCCATGGCAGGAATGCAAACCAAGTTAAACCTTATGGCTAGCGATACGGGTGTTTTTGAGGGACACAATCAGGAGTTTAGCGGAAACGGCTATGTGAATATGCACTTTGAGGCCATAACCACCACACAAGAAAAGTTTGAAGCTTGGGTGCAAAAGGCAAAGCAATCGCCAGACACCTTGAGCATGGCTAGGTACCAAGCGCTTATTAAACCCAATGTGGACTACCCGGTTACCATCTTCTCGCAGGTGAAACCCAGCTTGTTCGACAGCATTACAATGGAGTTTATGAGCTGGATGGGCGGTACCGACAATACGATGGTGGACAGCACGCATGCGATGGACAACATGGAAGGTATGCATCACATGCACGAAAACCATGACGGAATGAACATGGCATCCGATTCCACTAAGATGAACGATAAAAAAATGGAGGGAAAGTAATATGTTTGGAAAGTTGAGTCTTTCGGATATACCGTATAACAATCCGATCATCATGGGGGCAGTGGTCAGCGCATCGCTGGCAGCCCTAGTTGTCATTGGTTTGATAACCTACTATCGAAAGTGGCCCTATTTGTGGAAGGAGTGGCTTACCAGCGTCGACCACAAGAAGATTGGCATCATGTACATTATTCTCTCCTTGGTGATGATGCTGCGTGGTTTTGCCGATGCATTAATGATGCGTGCACAGCAAGCTCTTGCAGCCGGTGCATCACAGGGTTACCTTCCGGCTCACCACTACGATCAGATCTTTGGTTCGCACGGAACCATCATGATTATTTTCGTGGCCATGCCGTTAATGGTTGGGCTGATGAACATTGTAATTCCACAGCAGATTGGTGCACGCGACGTGGCTTTTCCGCTTCTGAACTCAGTTAGCTTCTGGCTAACGGTAGCGGGAGCAGGCCTCGTGATGATATCGCTGGGTGTGGGCGAATTTTCCAACACTGGTTGGACCGGCATTGCACCCCTCTTCGAGAAGCAGTTTAATCCGGGAGTGGGGGTCGATTACTGGATGTGGGCGTTCCAGATAGCGGGTATTGGCTCGCTGCTGAGCGGAATCAACTTTTTTGTAACGATCATAAAGATGCGGGCACCGGGTCTTAAGTTAATGCGCATGCCGCTATTTACTTGGACCACATTGACCACCAACGTGCTCATGATTTTGTCGTTCCCCGTTATTACCACGGCTCTTGTTATGTTAACGCTCGACAGGTATATGGGAATGCACTTCTTTACCAACGACCTTGGTGGTAACGTGATGCTTTGGAACAACCTTTTTTGGATGTGGGGTCACCCGGAGGTGTATATTGTGATACTTCCTGCCTTTGGCGTTTACTCGGAGGTTGTGGCAACCTTTTCACGAAAGCGGCTTTTTGGCTACACCTCTTTGGTTTATGCCACGGCGGCAATTATGCTATTGTCGTTTACAGTGTGGCTGCACCACTTCTTTACCATGGGCAATACGCCCGATGTGAACATTTTTTTCGGCATTGCAACCATGCTCATTGCCATACCCACGGGTGTTAAGGTCTACGATTGGCTCTTCACCATGTATCGAGGGAGGATTAGCTTTACTACCCCAATGTATTGGACTTTGGGATTTCTTACAACCTTTGTTATTGGTGGTATGACCGGTGTGCTGATGGCAATTCCACCAGCCGACTTTGTGGTGCACAACAGCCTCTTTCTCATTGCCCACTTCCATAATGTTCTAATTCCCGGTGCGCTGTTTGGCTACTTTGCTGGAATTGCTTACTGGTTTCCCAAGGCCTTTGGTTTCCGTCTCGACGAGAAGTGGGGCAAGCGCGCTTTTTGGGGCTGGATTATTGGCTTCCTCGTAGCCTTCTCACCCCTCTATATCTTAGGGTTTATGGGCATGGCTCGCCGTATGCAGCACTACGATAATCTGGCTTGGCAGCCTTACCTTATTGTGGCCCTCTTCGGCGCATTTATTGTTGCCTTTGGCATTTTTGCTCAGATGATGCAAATATTTGTGAGCATTCGTGATCGGAAGAAGAATGCTGATCTTACCGGAGACCCGTGGGATGCTCGAACGTTGGAGTGGTC
This window of the Williamwhitmania sp. genome carries:
- the cyoB gene encoding cytochrome o ubiquinol oxidase subunit I, which produces MFGKLSLSDIPYNNPIIMGAVVSASLAALVVIGLITYYRKWPYLWKEWLTSVDHKKIGIMYIILSLVMMLRGFADALMMRAQQALAAGASQGYLPAHHYDQIFGSHGTIMIIFVAMPLMVGLMNIVIPQQIGARDVAFPLLNSVSFWLTVAGAGLVMISLGVGEFSNTGWTGIAPLFEKQFNPGVGVDYWMWAFQIAGIGSLLSGINFFVTIIKMRAPGLKLMRMPLFTWTTLTTNVLMILSFPVITTALVMLTLDRYMGMHFFTNDLGGNVMLWNNLFWMWGHPEVYIVILPAFGVYSEVVATFSRKRLFGYTSLVYATAAIMLLSFTVWLHHFFTMGNTPDVNIFFGIATMLIAIPTGVKVYDWLFTMYRGRISFTTPMYWTLGFLTTFVIGGMTGVLMAIPPADFVVHNSLFLIAHFHNVLIPGALFGYFAGIAYWFPKAFGFRLDEKWGKRAFWGWIIGFLVAFSPLYILGFMGMARRMQHYDNLAWQPYLIVALFGAFIVAFGIFAQMMQIFVSIRDRKKNADLTGDPWDARTLEWSTASPPADYNFAVIPTVEDLDAFWDMKEKGTAYIQPTDYHDIHMPKNSMFGPVIGGLVLAFSFAMVWYIWWLAIGSMLAIVVSLILIGANDNDEYVIPAAEVKRIEDERFKIRAAALETMKMNNLKGER
- the cyoA gene encoding ubiquinol oxidase subunit II, producing the protein MMKKNLYKFFKGAGLLTVFALLTSCSHWVVLESKGPIGIQEAFLIKIAFLLMLIVVLPVFVMVFWFAYRYRATNTKATYKPKWTHSTAIEWVIWIVPIAIVAALSYLTWVKTYELDPYKPLKSEVKPVRIEVVSTDWNWLFIYPDYNIAVVNQVVFPVNTPLSFRITSASVMTSFFIPQLGSQMYAMAGMQTKLNLMASDTGVFEGHNQEFSGNGYVNMHFEAITTTQEKFEAWVQKAKQSPDTLSMARYQALIKPNVDYPVTIFSQVKPSLFDSITMEFMSWMGGTDNTMVDSTHAMDNMEGMHHMHENHDGMNMASDSTKMNDKKMEGK